TCTTATCCACTGGAACATACGTCGACGTCAAATTTGGGGTTATCAGGGACTGGCGAGATACAAATAGAGAGCGTGTGCTCGCCGTGTTTTCATGTCTTTATAGGGGCGTGCACAAGAATCACACTTCCCACCACAGTCATTTATCTGGACTTTATGCAGTACACGGCTTTAGTTGTGAAATTATTAAAttttatactactactactactactactactactactaataataataataataataataataataataataataataataataataataataataataataataataataatgtgataaCGGTATATCACGATGTACCGATATGCAAATCTTTGTATAATCATTTCGTTTCAAAATAATATCCTCATAACCTGCAATCTAAagtttttcatacattttaagtAGCCTATATTAAGTACCATATCTATTTTTTTGGGTTCTGGCCAGAACATGACGCAAGTACTTCAAAGTAGGAAAGTTGTTCAAACATCTTAATAAAAATGTCTAATAATGCGTCCACTGATTGCTTTCAGTGTTATACAGTTACAATTTCAGCGTTAAAATGCACCCATTCTCATTTATGCCTGGTAGACCGAAATTCCGACACATATGATAATACTTCCTCATACTTTGTCTTTCCGCAAAGCGTGAATATTTTAATCGGATGAAGCAAAACGTCCAATTGTCATATCATACGTTTTACTTTTTTTCCATTGAACGCCTATGACGCACTTCATTCGAAGCATAAGTAGCAGACGTAAAAGATCTCTCTTAAGCCTGAAgatgaacaaatgaaaatacataGGCTAATATTCGGTTTATGCATCagtacaaacaaatacaaaaataaaaagaataatgctAGTGTCACACCAGGGCTGCAGACATAAGGTCAAGCGATTGTCTTACCAATCCAAGAAGATATTTCTGCaactactccccccccccccccccccccctaaaataGCCTATATGCTTTAAAATAACCTATATGCAGGACACATAATCAtattatttcaattaaattatgtatttgtcAATTTCACTGAGAAATACTCGGCCTATAGCCGGtatacataaaaacataataaattaataattttaatGAAGGTTATACACGTGCACACTTTGTGTAGATTGCACACTTTGTCTAATTCCCcttactgtacatttctgtCGCGTTATTCTGTTTACCAGAGCATTACGAATTAATCTAGGTAATATTGCTGTtgaaaataatgacaataactTTCATATGAGCACGAATTTGGTCAAACATGGCCCTCTCGTGTCGCATCACAACGGAGAGTCTCACTATGAAGCGGAGACACAAACGAGTGTTGGCCTGTTTGTAttgatttttatgtttaaagTATTGCACTGTAACCTTTTACATAAGTGCGTGCATATGGCTTCAGGCAATGAATAGTGCTGGTCCTAAGTCATCAGACCCGCGATCGATAGTAATAGTCATTTGACAATATCACAATATAAAGTCAGATTCCATAGCAAGAGCCAGAGGGAACTGGAGAATTTAGTGTTATTGGGAAGCAAATGGGTTTGGGATATTGTTTTAGATTTAGCATAAGACACGGCTAGTAAACCCACGCAACGATGGGCAGTGGCTGGGCCGAGGTTCAGTTTAGAAATATGCGTTTTCAGACTGTGCAGGATAATGGACGCTGTCTATTCCTGATAGTGTTCGGGATTCGTGGGGATTCGTTTTGAACCCCGGAgtaatttaaaacaaccatTCGCAGTTAATAAAAGAGTGGCATGTTGTCTCCACTCGTTTTTAAACGCGCCCTTAGgatttaaaatcatattttattccgTTGTTAAATTGTAAGAGGAAGCAATTTCCGGAGAGATGTCAGTCCAAAACGAAACGACACACTGCAATTGAGAGTCAAATTTGCGCTTGTGCGATTCGCAATTGGAAGCAAATCATATTATACTGTTAAAATAATCTCAGCGAATTGTACCTTGGACGAATTTAACGCTGAATCGTGCACCTTAGTCGCGGACTACTGGTCACCACAGGGTTGACAAAATATCGAGGCACTGCGTTTCCAATTGGTGCGTTGATATCCAATGACAACCCATGGCAGGGTGACCATAGAAAATTTTATGAATTGCTATCGGGAATTCATctttttgtttggaaaacatttttattagaaTTTTAACAAGGTCACTTcatatttataaatacattaactCATCAAGGTTGACAAGAATCACCTGCACTTACGCATGCAATTAGTGATAttagtagtaataatagtaatattgtTTACTACTGCAAAATTAGGATTACGTGCTTCGGAGATTTATCATGCAATTGTACATTATCCCTACATTATTCGCAGGTAATATTTTTTTCCCGTTAGGGGTTCAGAGTAACCAAAAAATGGAATTAAAGTCGCAGCCTACCGTGGGGCAGCCTGGGTGACAACATCTCCTTTGGGTGGCCAAAAAACCCGCCGAAAAAAACGGGGAATATCGACTGTGAACCATTGCTCTTGGTCAATGTTCAAAATATATCTGCGTCCACTTTAACGGAACTTTTCCCAAATAAACCTTATCACCGTTAAGGCTATTAATAAGTTATGAATATATAAGTTACGagtgtatttatatatagatatatatacaaatattaaaatagaGAACGGAAAAATAGCATGTGTTACAAATAGGCTAACAATAAGAGACTGTCCCGGTAGCTTGCAGGTACGCACCGATGATTCGACCCGACCATCCATCCTCAGACACCGGCGGGCGACACGGTTTGCGGACCCGGCGGGCGTGGAGGATATAGCTACGAGACAATTAAGTCTGCCGTGCGACTACTTTTCCCATCGAATCGACCATATCTGGACATAGGCTACCAGTGTATTAAGTTAGATTAAGAGATTGTGTTGTAAATACGATGAAGACTAAGAGTACAGGTCTGACAGACTGGGAGACAGGTAGGACAGACttcatttttgcttttctctCCGTTTCATCCACACAGGACCGTAAAAACGGCCCTTCATCTATAGCCTACTGTTGTGTACGTCGGTGTTGTAAGTGCACtacaacttttattttttattttattttttaaatttttgttcACTTTTCTCACCTGGTTGTTTTTACAGAGATCAGCCCACATGCTGGTGCCGTCCCCGCCGCGCATCAGGACGTGGTAGGTGAAGTAGTATATCCCGGGTATGGAGCAGGTGAACTTCCCCGTGGTCGGGTCGTAGTGGTTGCCCAGGTTGGTGACCACGTCGTCGAATTTCAAAAGCTCGTAGCCCTCGTGTTGCTTTTTAAGTCCGGCGTAGAAGGCGATTTTGGGCACGGTGCTGTAGGTGGCCGCGCTGATGGCACCCGCTGCCGCGTTGGGTCCCGGTGGCCCGGGTAATCCAGGACGCCCGgggtcccctctctcccccggcGGACCCGCCGGACCGGGCGGTCCTGCTTCACCTGCCGAACCCCTTGGGCCCATCTTCCCGGGACGGCCGGGCTCCCCTTTCGGACCCTGAATAAAAGTCGGTAACGACTGAATGAGGCTGTTGTCCCGCACGGTGTCCGCAGTGGCGGTGCTGGAGGGCGATTTAGTCCCGTACGGATCGCACACCATGCGGCAGGTTCCGAGCATCTCATAGTGCGCAGCGGTACCAGCAGAGTTGACCAACACAGGTATCAGaaccaccagcaccagcaccatgATGACTCCGACCACCCCTGCAGCGATCAGCCGCTTCCTGCTGACCAGCCTCGTCAGAGCAGGACGGTCCTCTTGTCTGCTTTTGGGCGAAATCTTGCTGGTTGATGGGACACcctttaaacagaaaaaaaaccagGCTGGTGTCTATTTTTGGTCCGCAGGTAATGTTAATTAACTTTCTGGGCCCTgtgctcccccctcctcctattCCTCTTCACTTTTTAAAGTGCTGATCTGTACTTTATTTTAGTCTCACAAATCTAAAACTtaagccgttttttttttttttttttcgtttttacCACAGGCGTTTGGCGCTGTGGTCAGAGGCACGGGCGCTTAAAAAAGCCAATCTTCAGCATCTCACCTTCTGCGCTTTAAAGCCCCTCAGTATATCCACGCGTGGTCAAGCGACACAAAACCGCGCTTCCCCCAACGGGGACGGAGAGATCACAGTCCTTTATCCTCCCGTCCACTGTCCtcggtattttttatttatttaaaaacccAAACCGTGCGTTCAGCGGGATTTAACgtccactttttctttttgtcgtTGCGCGCCGAAACGAGATCAGACATCAGGAGAATGACAGGAGAGATGTGCGTCCAAGTTCATGAGCCGCTGGCTGTAGACGTGTTTGAAATGTGGAGAGTGGAGCGCGTCTGAACGAGTTGTGAATTGTGTGCATGGTACtagatggagggggagggggctcggtccacttttttttaaaagatggaAATGTTAAGCAAACCGCTGCCACTTATAAGGCTATTTTGACATTTTCCCTGGTCCACTGCTCGGCTTCTGGCGCCCGATAAAGAGGAGCAGAGAGTGGAACCCaaatcttaaaaaataaataaataaatatgttggaATAACTTGGCATTTCATATAGGCTGCACtcgcagaaaaaaaacaaaacaaaaaaaacgaaaaaaaaaacagatataACACGGCCGCATTTTATAGGGCACTATGCTTTCATTTTTCAGCTCTGACTCACAAATCATTTTGCGAGAGATAACATTTCGTGACTATCCACAGTAATAGCCTACTTGGTGTCGGACGAGTTAGGCGACGTCTGACGTTGATCTAGTTCATAGATTAGCCCACTAGGCAAATTTTTTGTAAAAACTAGtgaacaaattaatatttattattattactattattatttgtttcccAATggttatttaaatttgttttgtttttttgatatatatatatatatatatatgcaatgCAATGTCACACATACTTCAG
The sequence above is a segment of the Conger conger chromosome 4, fConCon1.1, whole genome shotgun sequence genome. Coding sequences within it:
- the LOC133126808 gene encoding complement C1q-like protein 3; the encoded protein is MVLVLVVLIPVLVNSAGTAAHYEMLGTCRMVCDPYGTKSPSSTATADTVRDNSLIQSLPTFIQGPKGEPGRPGKMGPRGSAGEAGPPGPAGPPGERGDPGRPGLPGPPGPNAAAGAISAATYSTVPKIAFYAGLKKQHEGYELLKFDDVVTNLGNHYDPTTGKFTCSIPGIYYFTYHVLMRGGDGTSMWADLCKNNQVRASAIAQDADQNYDYASNSAVLHLEPGDEVYIKLDGGKAHGGNNNKYSTFSGFIIYAD